The following are encoded in a window of Plasmodium vivax chromosome 10, whole genome shotgun sequence genomic DNA:
- a CDS encoding cyclophilin, putative (encoded by transcript PVX_098070A): MIESDAGREEEGGGNEAPSSDGESSDASFGPAPLEASSPRGGAAQEGEDEGNATGEEGEVTNEKGDATAEKGDLTADADADADAEADAAPQPRSSRRFPGDRPTRGAKKKRPNDDIYLKNLPTNKNYQVSYMHTDVVTHVLVSNKKKYIVTGSANGVVKFWYKNVGAIEFVKHFKIHSSEIICLFLSEDEEVMGSLSKDKTYKQFDVSSFDLNIIIKLDFCPQAGEYVYSSHFSPTVKVAISSSEKACIYIYKPLESDVCTQVIDFPSNVIQIIKYNREYDLCVLSDNSGLIDIVDVESFHFPKGGRSHTGSGTHQTKGSPTRDSQSGEEVPPTVRKRHHLGKKQLSFSFKSETDLYELCKYKTYALCVSISPDGEFMAILSETYFLYIYKFGTMKMYRVYDESTEMYLTAQNDPLKKELHIDSLDFGKRLFIEKEIKKHIKSKNIKLNMITFDESNQYIIYSTFIGIKVVNFVTNQLCYIIGKNEMNLRYLSLGLYQKIISANKTRANIHESLYINEENISDCALFCTVYKKARFYVFTKKAISEQELDDRDVYNEQPSKNDLNSFLSSPIKKVEQSNKEYRSAIIYTTLGEIHIALFHKECKRTVENFAIHSTNGYYNNCIFHRVIKNFMIQTGDPLGDGTGGESIWGKEFEDEFFDHLNHSKPFMVSMANCGPNTNGSQFFITTVPCPWLDFKHTVFGKVTQGTKVVLDIEKVRTDKRDKPLDDIKILNIKMCH; the protein is encoded by the coding sequence ATGATAGAAAGCGACGCAGGCagggaagaagagggggggggaaacgagGCGCCTTCATCGGATGGCGAATCGAGCGACGCGAGTTTTGGGCCCGCCCCGCTGGAGGCCTCCAGCCCGCGCGGAGGGGCGGCGcaggaaggagaagatgAAGGAAACGCAACCggtgaagagggagaagtaaCCAATGAAAAGGGAGACGCAACCGCTGAAAAAGGAGACCTAACCGCTGATGCTGATGCAGACGCTGATGCGGAGGCTGACGCCGCGCCCCAGCCGCGCTCGTCACGCCGCTTTCCCGGCGATCGGCCAACCAGGGGCGCGAAGAAAAAGCGCCCGAACGACGACATATACCTGAAGAACCTGCCGACGAACAAGAACTACCAAGTGAGCTACATGCACACGGACGTAGTGACGCACGTGCTGgtgagcaacaaaaaaaagtacatagtAACGGGAAGCGCAAACGGAGTGGTAAAATTCTggtacaaaaatgtggggGCCATCGAATTTgtgaaacattttaaaatccACTCGAGTGAAATCATTTGTTTATTCCTTTCGGAAGATGAGGAAGTCATGGGCAGCTTATCCAAAGATAAGACGTATAAACAATTTGATGTGAGTAGCTTTGACCTgaacataataataaaattagacTTTTGTCCCCAGGCAGGCGAGTACGTCTACTCCTCTCACTTCTCTCCCACTGTGAAGGTAGCCATTTCTTCCAGCGAAAAGgcgtgcatatatatttacaaaccTCTAGAGAGTGACGTCTGCACACAGGTAATTGACTTCCCCTCGAACGTTATTCAAATTATTAAGTACAATAGGGAGTATGACCTGTGTGTGCTGAGCGATAATAGTGGCCTCATAGATATAGTGGATGTTGAGAGCTTTCAtttccccaagggggggaggagccatACGGGTAGTGGGACCCATCAGACAAAGGGGAGTCCCACTCGGGATAGCCAAAGTGGAGAGGAAGTCCCCCCCACGGTTAGGAAAAGACACCAtctggggaagaagcaactctccttttccttcaaaaGCGAAACAGACCTATACGAATTGTGTAAATACAAAACGTATGCACTATGTGTGAGCATAAGTCCAGATGGAGAGTTCATGGCCATCCTATCTGAAACGTactttttatacatttacaaATTTGGGACGATGAAAATGTATAGAGTGTACGACGAAAGTACGGAGATGTATTTAACGGCCCAAAATGACCCCCTAAAGAAGGAGCTACATATTGATAGCCTCGACTTTGGGAAGAGACTGTtcatagaaaaagaaataaaaaaacatattaaaagtaaaaatataaaattaaatatgatCACATTTGATGAGTCCAATCAGTACATCATATACTCCACCTTCATCGGAATTAAGgtcgtcaattttgttaccAACCAGCTGTGCTATATCATTGGGAAGAACGAAATGAATCTCAGGTACCTATCCCTTGGACTCTATCAAAAAATCATTTCAGCCAATAAAACTAGGGCTAACATTCACGAGTCACTCTACATTAATGAGGAGAACATCTCCGATTGTGCTCTCTTCTGTACGGTGTATAAGAAGGCGCGCTTTTACGTCTTCACGAAGAAGGCCATCTCCGAACAGGAGCTGGACGACAGAGATGTGTACAATGAACAGCCGAGCAAAAATGACCTGAACTCTTTCCTTTCGTCTCCCATAAAGAAGGTAGAGCAGAGCAACAAAGAGTATAGAAGCGCCATCATTTATACCACCCTTGGCGAAATACACATTGCTCTTTTTCACAAAGAATGCAAAAGGACGGTCGAAAATTTTGCCATACACTCGACAAATGGCTACTACAACAACTGCATATTCCATCGCGttatcaaaaattttatgattcAAACTGGAGACCCCTTGGGGGATGgaacggggggggagagcatTTGGGGGAAAGAATTTGAGGACGAGTTTTTCGACCATTTGAATCACTCCAAACCGTTTATGGTGTCCATGGCCAACTGTGGACCCAATACTAATGGCTCCCAGTTTTTTATTACCACTGTTCCGTGCCCTTGGCTCGATTTCAAACACACCGTCTTTGGGAAAGTCACCCAGGGGACCAAGGTCGTCCTTGACATAGAGAAAGTGCGCACGGACAAAAGGGACAAGCCCCTCGACGacatcaaaattttgaacatCAAAATGTGCCACTAG
- a CDS encoding hypothetical protein, conserved (encoded by transcript PVX_098075A) → MSKDFSEARSHAEHNSDGKSKVEDDLISVAGSNCSSTKSNKRSLHSRNSSVHQLLARIAQEIDERKPSNVIHFIVDFLCKHYPEHLHGFEAIWNGDPDLEQERILVVEFFKQQKLPVEISVHFVNAGFDTVETLCTLSANALDDIEKFNNTRWLPGHKVRLQQTFNDITSRVRVFKEQRDDLIKSVKHRFVGSATPRLLNSVVLPKVASPMMLPAHQHPPFGVPRRAANYVAVDKVVRPPYVYKR, encoded by the exons ATGTCCAAAGATTTCAGCGAGGCGCGCTCCCATGCGGAGCACAACTCCGATGGAAAGTCAAAAGTGGAAGACGACTTAATATCAGTCGCAGGCAGCAACTGCAGCTCCACGAAATCGAATAAGAGGAGTCTTCATAGCAGGAATTCGAGTGTCCACCAGTTGTTGGCAAGAATAGCGCAG GAAATTGATGAACGGAAGCCCAGCAACGTGATACACTTTATCGTGGACTTTTTGTGCAAACACTACCCGGAGCACTTGCACGGATTTGAGGCCATATGGAATGGAG atcCCGATTTGGAACAAGAACGAATACTCGTAGTGGAGTTTTTCAAGCAGCAGAAATTACCAGTTGAAATATccgtccattttgtgaatgcGGGGTTCGACACTGTAGAGACGTTATGTACCTTGTCCGCCAACGCACTTGATGACATTGAAAAGTTTAACAACACCAGATGGCTACCAGGACATAAGGTCCGACTGCAGCAGACCTTTAACGACATTACGAGCCGCGTTAGGGTTTTCAAAGAGCAAAGAGATGACCTGATAAAATCTGTGAAGCACCGATTTGTGGGCAGTGCCACTCCGCGACTGCTCAATTCGGTTGTCCTTCCCAAAGTGGCCAGCCCTATGATGCTACCCGCTCACCAGCACCCACCATTTGGTGTTCCCAGGAGAGCGGCAAATTATGTAGCGGTGGATAAGGTGGTGCGCCCTCCGTATGTCTACAAGAGGTAG
- a CDS encoding topoisomerase I, putative (encoded by transcript PVX_098085A), whose protein sequence is MERSEHPDKGDNVTSDDDILIENIKKKNCCIKLNDSKQISEGKKEETKAKKIVKSNSKTVLKKETSTVIRKTKSKTSAKESKEAPLNECKVVKKGKAAANAGDAAKENPTTSNNKTEKKNAVVKKRKSSVKEKKDTDGKPTAAKVVKKRESKVKKETNKRPKKVVKKTEENFEPINRWWEKIDHQTDVQWHYLEHRGLIFSPPYVQHNIPIFYKSIKLQLNEKAEELATYWCSVIGSDYCTKEKFILNFFRTFICTLEKDNIIRQENESKLKKGDISNFKFIDFMPIKDHLVKLREEKLNRTKEEKEEEKKLRSEKELPYTYALVDWIREKISSNKAEPPGLFRGRGEHPKQGLLKKRIFPEDVVINISKDAPVPRLYDDMCGHCWGDTYHDNKVTWLAYYKDSINDQLKYTFLSAQSKFKGYKDFLKYENARKLKSCVHKIREDYRHKMRNKSILDKQLGTAVYLIDFLALRVGGEKDIDEEADTVGCCSLRVEHVSFSHEVPIKNESRGERSKGERSKGERSKGEKSKGEKSKVKNGSEETANGEPPNEGTTPNESDHKGSGKLPLPKNLDDIEEDHCYLTFDFLGKDSIRYFNTVKLDKQAYINMIIFCKKKHKDEGVFDQINCSKLNDYLKEIMPTLSAKVFRTYNASITLDQQLKRIKEIRGKPTDPLLSCYDDLPKRKKRKLGNATSSTSILSDTSDSTQNEPSGDGEEGEKKKQDDGDTAPGDTAPPPSRSNTNALGGIHASEKNSPIEVDVSNVNELINFFNNANREVAILCNHQRSVPKQHDSAMSKIKKQIEIYSEDIKEYKKYLQYLKKGMNEQSFTFVSKVVALDGSLRPNKVKENMKEESCKKKLIALIKKVEQLKHQMKVRDDNKTIALGTSKINYMDPRITVAFCKRFEIPIEKIFNRSLRLKFPWAMFVTKNFTF, encoded by the coding sequence ATGGAGAGGAGCGAACACCCCGATAAGGGCGATAACGTCACATCCGATGACGACATATtgattgaaaatattaagaaaaaaaactgctgcATCAAATTAAACGACTCGAAACAAATAAGTGAAGGTAAGAAGGAGGAGACGAAAGCGAAGAAGATTGTGAAGAGCAATAGTAAGACAGTTTTGAAGAAAGAGACGAGCACCGTTATTCGAAAGACCAAGTCGAAAACGAGTGCGAAGGAAAGCAAAGAAGCTCCTCTAAACGAATGTAAAGTGGTGAAAAAGGGTAAGGCAGCTGCCAACGCAGGGGATGCAGCTAAGGAAAACCCCACTACTAGCAACAACaagacagaaaaaaaaaacgcggtggtgaaaaaaagaaaatcaagtgtaaaggaaaaaaaagacacgGATGGGAAGCCCACAGCTGCCAAAGTGgtaaaaaagagagaaagtAAAGTCAAGAAAGAAACAAATAAAAGACCCAAAAAGGTAgttaaaaaaacagaagaaaATTTCGAACCCATAAATAGATGGTGGGAGAAGATCGATCATCAAACGGATGTTCAGTGGCATTACTTAGAGCATCGGggtcttattttttcccccccctatgTGCAACACaatattcccattttttacaaaagcaTCAAATTACAGTTAAATGAAAAAGCAGAGGAGTTAGCTACCTACTGGTGCAGCGTAATAGGCAGTGACTACTGTACCAAGGAGAAGttcatattaaattttttcagaACCTTCATATGTACCCTAGAAAAGGATAACATAATAAGACAAGAAAATGAAagcaaattgaaaaaaggagacatatctaattttaaatttatcgATTTTATGCCAATCAAAGATCACCTAGTTAAGCtaagagaagaaaaacttAATAGAacgaaagaagaaaaagaagaggaaaaaaaattgaggtcAGAAAAAGAACTACCATATACATACGCCCTGGTTGACTGGATTcgggaaaaaatttcgagCAACAAAGCGGAGCCGCCTGGTCTATTTAGAGGCAGAGGAGAACACCCCAAACAGGggttgctaaaaaaaagaatattccCAGAAGATGTcgtaataaatataagcaaAGACGCCCCTGTCCCTCGATTGTACGACGACATGTGTGGCCACTGCTGGGGAGATACCTACCATGACAATAAGGTAACGTGGCTAGCATACTACAAGGACAGCATAAACGATCAGTTAAAATATACGTTTTTATCTGCCCAATCCAAATTTAAGGGCTATAAAGATTTTCTGAAATACGAAAATGCGAGGAAGCTAAAATCATGTGTTCATAAAATTAGGGAAGATTATAGGcacaaaatgaggaacaAAAGCATCCTGGACAAGCAGCTAGGCACCGCCGTTTATTTGATAGACTTTTTGGCCTTAAGAgtcgggggggagaaagacATAGATGAGGAGGCCGACACGGTGGGCTGCTGCAGTTTGAGGGTGGAGCACGTGAGCTTTTCCCACGAGGTGCCCATTAAGAACGAGAgcaggggggagaggagcaagggggagagaagcaagggggagaggagcaaaggggagaagagcaaaggggagaagagcAAGGTCAAAAACGGCAGTGAAGAAACCGCCAACGGGGAACCCCCCAATGAAGGAACCACCCCAAACGAAAGTGACCACAAAGGCAGCGGCAAACTCCCGCTGCCGAAAAATTTAGACGACATAGAGGAAGACCACTGCTACTTAACTTTTGACTTTCTAGGAAAAGACAGCATTCGGTATTTTAACACGGTGAAGCTAGACAAGCAAGCATACATCAACATGATCATATTTTGCAAGAAGAAGCACAAAGATGAGGGGGTGTTTGATCAAATTAACTGCTCAAAGCTAAATGATTATTTGAAGGAAATTATGCCGACGCTGTCGGCCAAGGTGTTCCGTACGTACAACGCGTCAATTACCCTAGATCAGCAGctgaaaaggataaaagaAATTCGGGGCAAACCGACGGACCCGCTGCTCTCTTGCTACGATGATTTGcccaagaggaaaaagaggaagctcGGGAACGCCACTTCGTCGACGAGTATTCTAAGCGATACGAGTGACTCCACGCAAAATGAGCCAAGCGGGGATggcgaggagggggagaaaaagaagcaggACGATGGCGACACCGCACCGGGTGACACTGCACCCCCCCCGAGCAGAAGCAACACCAACGCGTTGGGAGGCATCCACGCCAGCGAGAAGAACTCGCCCATAGAAGTGGACGTTTCAAATGTGAACGAACTCATCAACTTCTTCAACAACGCTAATAGAGAAGTTGCCATTCTGTGTAACCACCAGAGGAGTGTCCCCAAGCAGCACGACTCAGCCAtgtcaaaaataaagaagcaaATAGAAATCTACAGCGAAGATATAAaggagtataaaaaatacctgCAGTACCTGAAAAAGGGGATGAACGAGCAAAGCTTCACCTTTGTGTCGAAGGTTGTTGCCTTAGATGGGTCGTTAAGACCCAACAAGGTGAAGGAAAACATGAAGGAGGAGTCCTGCAAGAAGAAGCTAATTGCGCTCATCAAGAAAGTGGAGCAGCTAAAGCACCAAATGAAGGTACGCGATGACAACAAGACAATTGCCCTGGGGACGtctaaaattaattatatggACCCCAGAATAACCGTCGCCTTCTGCAAGAGGTTTGAAATTCCGATCgagaaaatatttaataggAGCTTGAGGCTTAAATTTCCCTGGGCGATGTTCGTGACGAAGAATTTTACCTTTTAG
- a CDS encoding hypothetical protein, conserved (encoded by transcript PVX_098080A), with translation MYIGVLSKKVDSKFDLKNDSKFGGAPVWLHGKEPTNFHLECPTCKNNLTFLFQLSTSYNEYVRVLYLFCCLNSGKCNVNRNSWVCIKGKKKLFQNGGGDQVGPELEINGWDKSEMCHNGRANRSDPQKGVFPNCSSTNGRQPIFDFSSENIKKEDSLTQGASFMEEKLIDWKSLFSKSATEQKRNNSSLFGNAISASFTGANEKLRGNNSSVVGDNSLLSEPNGGGKLLGMPQTGQKDENFIVEGTSCNLPTFYISLIEDDGDDCGRGDYLYEKAKKMHETYEQRNRENTEEDADLAMGNDHDLDDIGDIEFFENDFNGCVKFYSYLSKNYSQILRYSYNGKFLYMYKSTKKYIKGRTMVCAHCGSKLLFEVQFFSTFVYQIERKLEEEKDNLCGNSLNNFNVGNVIIFTCERDCVTVDDMYSYERVELEVF, from the coding sequence ATGTACATTGGAGTGCTGTCGAAGAAAGTTGACTCCAAATTTGACTTGAAAAATGACTCCAAATTTGGTGGTGCCCCTGTGTGGTTACATGGGAAAGAACCAACGAACTTCCATTTAGAGTGTCCcacatgcaaaaataatttgacgtttttatttcaacTGTCAACGTCTTACAACGAGTACGTAAGAGTGCTGTACTTGTTTTGCTGCCTGAACAGTGGGAAGTGCAACGTGAACAGGAACAGCTGGGTGTGcattaaggggaaaaagaagctatttcaaaatgggggtggTGATCAAGTGGGCCCAGAGTTGGAGATAAACGGTTGGGATAAAAGCGAAATGTGTCACAATGGAAGAGCAAATCGGAGTGATCCCCAAAAAGGGGTCTTCCCCAATTGTAGCAGCACAAATGGGAGACAACCCATTTTTGATTTCTCaagtgaaaatataaaaaaagaggactcCCTCACACAAGGTGCAAGTTTTatggaggaaaaattaatcGACTGGAAATCCTTATTTTCGAAGAGTGCCACGGAACAGAAAAGGAATAACTCCTCATTATTTGGCAACGCCATTAGTGCATCCTTTACTGgtgcaaatgaaaaactAAGAGGGAACAACTCATCCGTCGTGGGTGATAATTCTTTGCTAAGTGAACCTAACGGGGGGGGCAAACTCCTTGGGATGCCCCAAACGGGGCAAAAAGATGAAAACTTCATAGTAGAAGGGACAAGTTGTAATCTGCccactttttacatttccctAATTGAAGACGATGGAGATGACTGCGGACGGGGAGACTACCTCTATGAAAAGGCGAAGAAAATGCATGAAACGTATGAACAGCGGAATAGGGAAAACACCGAAGAGGACGCAGATTTGGCGATGGGAAATGATCACGATCTGGACGACATTGGCGACATCGAATTCTTTGAAAATGATTTTAACGGgtgtgtaaaattttattcctaCTTAAGTAAAAACTACAGTCAAATATTAAGGTATTCCTATAATgggaaatttttatatatgtacaaatcCACAAAGAAATACATCAAAGGGCGAACTATGGTATGTGCACACTGCGGGAGCAAGCTCCTCTTCGAGGTGCAGttcttttccacttttgtCTATCAGATAGAGAGAAaacttgaagaagaaaaggataaCCTTTGCGGCAATTCGCTGAACAATTTCAACGTGGGGAATGTCATCATATTCACATGCGAACGGGACTGCGTTACGGTGGATGACATGTATTCATATGAGCGCGTCGAGTTGGAAGTTTTTTAG